The Eublepharis macularius isolate TG4126 chromosome 12, MPM_Emac_v1.0, whole genome shotgun sequence genomic sequence aACTTTGTCAGATACACACTTCGGCAGAACATAACTTGCTCAGCCTCTTATGCATGGTATGCACCATGCACTGACTTCTGCTTTCTGTGGAGGGCAAATACGGTCAAGGCCATATGCAAAAGAGTAAATGGGTCCAAATCTGACCTTTCAAAAATCAcaatattcagaaaccagtgggaaaatGTTTTAATCTACTGTCACAGTTTTTGATCTTCGAGTCACTACCCTTCTGGGAAAAAACTTGAAAGTGTGATAGTGGTGTAAAATAGCGAAAGTGGGATTTAATCAAAGGTTCCCCACTACCTCGTATGCCTTGAACCAGAACCTGAGATAtgtatcataagcttttgagaaccacagctctgtttgtcagatgcatctgatgaagtgaagagagctgtggttctcaaaagcttatgctacaataaagttggttagtcttaaaggtactgctggactcattactattttgcaactacagacttactcggctaactcctctggatctatgagataCGTATATCACTAGCTGTGACTATCTTAACTTGCGACTTACTGCTATCTCTTACAAGtttaggtgggtaactgtgttggtctgcagtagaacagctttGACTAACCAAAATTTAcactctgaaaaatcttgttggtctataaggtgccactggattcaaatcctgctgctctaccttTTACAAGTGTGAAGTAGTTTGGCCTAACTAGTAAACAGACTGCatttttcttgattagatttACGTATGGTATAGAGCTCACTGTGTACTCCTGGCCTTTGGAAAACATTGAGGTTACTTTACCTAGTGGCTAAAGACTTAGAGGGGTGAGAATAGAAAGTTTTAATGGCCTTTACGGCTAAAGGGCAGCATCAGGTTGGAAGGGCTGCCTACTAGAAAGTATAGTTGTAGAGGTGTGGATTCTACACTATAAACATACATCAACAGTCCATCCtggtatatatgtaccttggcaTTTTTCCAGATGCAAGTCACGTGTTGGACCAAGTCATGTGGAACTGATCAAAGTATCTGTAAAATGGTGAGTGGTGGAACAGATCTTTGGGCTTTAACCCATAGATTTCCTGTGAGTCAACTCTTTTATATATAATTGCCCTCCCACCCCtctccataagttcatatacagtttctatatcttcggcagaaatcccttgtaagaatcattcttctgtttatcttgtttcttcacatccagataagaggagttagtctctgagtcctctccttcttctattcctccttgatcctccttcctcttcctccttgcttaaTTCATCGCTGAAggtattgtatcctatagccagggagggttgagagttttagtgtattttggatggctatttcccattcaagttattcatctaTATTTCCATACCCTCCTGTGAGTCAACTCAATTGTGCCTTATCTTGCAATTGAAACTCAAAGACTGCAATTATGAACTTTTAGGGAGATGTACTTCTGTTTTCATATGGAACTTGGCCATGAAAGGGAACTGTTGATGGAGAGATCAACTAcaattccagggtatgagcttttcagagtcaaagcCCTTTTGCCAGATACATGGCATGGAAAAAGTGGGAATCTTTGTCTTCTCCTCTCTGCCTGGATTACAAAGTCTCCTACCTTTTCCCTCTCcttgtatctgataaagggagattggactctcagaagctcataccttgaaaatctggttggtaCTACTGAACCCAagccttgctcttctgctacagaccaacaggactacccacctgaaactgttgaTTTAGCCACTCACttaactgaagaagggagctttgtctctccAAAAGCTTGTGCACTaagaattttgttggtctctaaggtgccaagaGACGGATACTCCAGAAAGGCACTTGCAAACGTTATAGAACAAGCAGCAAGTATTTTCTGAGTGTTTTTTTTTGAGCGGGGAAGTCACAATGATAACCCCCCGAGTTCACTGCTGGCTTTGAAATTGACACAAGAAAGGGCAGCCGCGATCATGTTGCAGATTCCCTGATCTGTGAGACAGAGAGAGCATACAGCACGCTTCTTAGGTACTTTTGCTGGATCCCATTGCAGTCCGCCTAGTTCAGCAGTCTTGGACAGTATTTGCCGCATTGAGCGAGCGATGAAAAGCCCGGCGGTGGATTGCTGCCAACCCATTTGGCATTTTGCAGCAGAGAATTTGAAACTGAGTTGACTCACATGCGCTGCCGCACGATACTGACTGTCGGTGGCCGGTTAGCTCAGTTGGTTAGAGCGTGGTGCTAATAACGCCAAGGTCGCGGGTTCGATCCCCGTACGGGCCATTCTCTTTTTCTACATTCCTGACTTAAAATATGCATTACCGCTTTCCACGGGAAGTGGAAACGGATAGCATTGTTGGCTTCAAAATGAAGAGCTATCTTCAATGCCAGCTTCTTCTACTCAATCTCTGCTTCAACTCCCACCCCGCACTGTAGTCATGAAACCAGTTTTATTTGgttttgggaaaggatttcatTCTCCCATTCATttcggtttttttcctttttatcgAACGCCTCTCTTTTGTGCATTTCCTGTTTCGAGGAGTCTCTAAATCTAGGTCTGCTCATTTGCTTACTGAACTGTGTTAATTTAGATTTAAACAGTTTTTCTTCCTACAGTTCTTCACGCAAAAAGGAGGCGTGACTACCTTCATAATTCCTTCTCAGATATCCCTAAAGGAAAAAGAACTTAATGGTTCCACTGGGGCTCGAACCCAGGGCCTTCTGCGTGTAAAGCAGACGtgataaccactacactatggaACCAGATGTTGAAATAATGAGCTTCgatgtactgtcgaaggctttcactgccggagaacgatggttgttgtgggttttccgggctgtattgccgtggtcttggcattgtagttcctgacgtttctgtgtcacactgtgacactgagagatctctgtcttttggtgctacacttctgaagatgccagccacagctgcaggcaaaacgtcaggaactacaatgccaagaccacggcgatacagcccggaaaacccacaacaaccataatgaGCTTCCTTTTATAAATGTATAAAGAAAGTGAGCTTTCACATTTTTAGTTTTACTAAACCTAGCTATAATTTCACATAACATGCCCAATGGACACGTATCTAAAGAAAAGGAGGTAACAGAATGGCCAGCTCCCAGCAGTTGCAAGAGCATTGACGTTCACGTTCTAGAATGCTCTGCTATATTAAACACTCCCTGGCCATAGAAATCCAGCACTTCATGGGGCAGCAGTCGCTGCTGGGCTAGTTTTCCATTCGCAGGGAATTTAGTCAAAGCGGGAATCGGTCACCTGAAGTCTGAAATAAGGGGTGGTGTAAGTTTTACCACCTCGACAATCTGCCATGTCATTTTTAGCATGTAGGGACCTGAAAAATTGTGCTGCAATGGACACATCTGGCTTGGTCTCAAAGACAGCAGCTGTTCAGAGTGCATTGACGAGGTGGCCGAGTGGTTAAGGCGATGGACTGCTAATCCATTGTGCTCTGCACGCGTGGGTTCGAATCCCACCTTCGTCgggtttctgtttttctttttgcccacccctgctttccaGCCCATTTTCTTCTTTAGACCTCTTCTGCCTATCCTTTCCTTCCGCTATTCTTCATCTCTAGTTAGAgcaaaaaagggcagagaaaattACTAGGGGGTTATTTTCCTGACAATAATTTATTTGCGGATTCTCTCTTTCTCCAATAAAACAGTTCACTTAGAGAGATCCTATGAGGCTAGTGGAGATTTTTTTTGGCCTcacctattttaaaaaaagacgcCCCCCCCACAGTTCTTCCAGTTATGTTTTACCTACTGCTGACTTTATCCGTATAGACAAGCACTGGGGCTCAGGAATACGGTAAACTGATTTTAAACCTTTGCAAATGTGCATGCATATAATTTATGACCCTGTTGAAGTGTCTTCGAAATTGACTGTATTGTCCCACACTGTGCAACCTgtcttgaatctcaatgagaaaggcgagctataaataacataaatgaatatACTATACCAGATCTGAGAATCTCTCAGAACAAGATAATTGGCCCCCTGTCTTCAGCCATTAAATACAGTCTTGATCTCAACTAATTCAGGAACAGCCCTCACCGACCAACACAGCCTGCACGCCAGCCTTGGAAAGGGAGCTCTAGTTTTAATTTGGCTGTCAAGGGCTGCCAGACCAATATTTCCTCTGCCGCTCCCCCTTTCAAGGTTGAGAGAGATCAGGTGAAAACAAAGTACAGGCCTCGTTATTAGTAGAGCTAGACTAAATATTGGCTCTCCCTGCGTTATACACCCCCTTCCCATTCAACTGTCCCAACATTTAATCGCTGCCAGTTCCTGCCAGGATCTCAAGGCGTTGCAAATGGACCTTCCCAtactgtcctcacaacaaccctgcgaggtgggttagGTTGAAAGCGACTGCCCCATCTTCACACTCAATAGGAGTGCTTGCTGGGCTCCCGACCTCAGAATTTTGTCCCCTCTAGTcctcatcctcttcctcctctcctcctagAGGCTCTGGACAGAGGAAGGGAAGGCTGGGGCAATGAATTTGGTGCGGGAAATACGTTCTGAGCTCACAGAAGGCAGTGCAGAAACTCACAACACATGCAAGGAGAAGACGAAGAGACGGAGGTCTTATGGTGAAGATCCCCCTGAATGAAAGCTGAATATGCAATGCGCTGATATTTCATAGTAAGAGCAGGCATGCCAGACTATGGATTGGATTCGATAGTCGACGCGCATCTATCTGGTATCGTATTTAGCACGCATGGCTATTTGAACATTTAGAAACATTTAGACGGAAGAAGCCAGCGATGAAAGTGAGAGAGTCTGAATACAagagaaacaaacaagaaaaatgaAGGCatcaaagaaataaaagacaacGTTGATTTCAAAGGAGTAGCTTTAAAACCAAAATACAAGCAGCAGAGtggcgcagcggaagcgtgctgggcccataacccagAGGTCGATGGATCGAAACCATCCTCTGCTAAATTTTTAAACCTGTTTTTATTTTCAAAGATGTATTCAGGATTAATTATTACTCCACATACATGTCAAAGCTAGTTCATGTTTCTTCTGGAATCTATAAGCAATATCTGCTGAATCGCTCCCCTTTCTCGAATATTTGAGAGCAAGTCTTTGATAAAAGGGTTAACTTCCTTCTACAAAGATAGTTTAGGTGGCTAGCCATGTTGTTCAGCAgtgaaagagcaagattcggtgCCCAGTGCCACCGACTACATTTCTGAAGAAGAAAGCTCTgaccctcgaaagctcatacactggaaatctagtaggtttttaaggtgctactgggctcttccTTCTACAGCGTTGATGGGTCTCCTGCTTAACAAACGGGGGATTCTCAGATCCGAAGCCAAATCCCTGCCATCCCCTTAGCAGCATTTTCACCCAGCAAAGCCCACCGGATCTGGGGAGGAAAAACAGCATTGGGACTCACGTGCCCATTCACACATCCCACCCACCTATCTTTGATTTGATTTTATTACTTTGGGGTGAAAGAAAGGCCCTTTGCACATGCTCCTAACTTCAGTGCAACCGTATAAGTCGATTGCTGCAAAGACACACCCAGTGTAAGGCAGTGGAGCTTTTTGTCTTTATGTTGAGTATGCCTGCGGTGACCCTAGGTACTGGAAAGTATCTTTTGGGATCCAGGGTGGGAAAAATGACTAccgcatttaaaaaaaacaaagtataTATCGCCACCTCGTGGCcgatgggtttttttcccttgtcCCTTGCGGAAAAAtgcttccttcttcctctgaCGATCGCatagcagcaggagggggaagcaaAATTCCTGTTGCCGAAACCGATTCATGCCTGCTTGGTAAACTCGTACTGATAACGAATAGAAAGTAGCCGAAAAAAGAAGTGGAAATAAATTTTACAGGCATCCAGTGTGAGAGAAAGATGGTTATACTTATTAAGTCAGGATGGCCGAGCGGTCTAAGGCGCTGCGTTCAGGTCGCAGTCTCCTCTGGAGGCgtgggttcgaatcccacttctgACAAATTATGGTTTTGCTTACAAACGAGGAAGGGTTCTGGAAATGAAGCGGACCGAGCTGCAGGCAGAGTGCGCATTCTCTGCGAGCCCAGCGACTTAGGTCACCGGCAAAACGAAACACTTCACAGATCCTCGCAACCTACCTTAAAGTTTTGTTCTGGTCTTCGCGAAAGGATGGAAGGAAATTTTTTtactagaacagcaagatttgagaccagtgacactttagagaccaacaatattttcaggacACAAACTATGGAGGAAAAAGGTCTTGAGGGTGTTTTgacatctgggcatggagcaaaaaGTCTTTGGGGGTGTGTGTGGCGGAAGTTGTGAattttggactagatgatcccagaagtcccttccaacccaatgattctattctatgatcCTTCCCAGAACCGCTTCCTGAGCTAAACCCTTATCCCACATGAAAAGGATTTACCAGCAACATCAGTCTTAAATCAGGATTTCATTAGGCCTTTATTGGTGtgttgggaggggggcagcaaaAAACTAGCCCCGATCCCCTTCAATCACTCCAGCAAGGGCAAAGGGAGACTGAACTTGCAAACGAAACTTGAGTTCATttgcaagttcagaacaatggaaactCCGAGACAAAAGATTTAGGAGCCTCAGCGCGATAAAGATGCTAATGTCTGTTCTAATCAGCCACATTGTATCTTTACATTCCTGACTCTCTTCCTTGCTTCACCCCACCCTTCTAAGATATCCTAGAGATATCTTGTATCTGAACAGAGCTTTAActatcaaaagcttatgcaaTAAAAATCTTGTCTATAAGAGATATAATCGTCTTTAAAAAGTGATCGTGCGAGAGCTCATTTAATAGTTTTTTTATAGGCTCCTCTGAACTAAATCCTTCATTTACAAAGAGCACTTAAAATCAAACTAACGAAATAGCAAATGCCTACGTCTTTCTCCAAATCCTTGAGAATACTGTGTATTGATTGATCATTCCCGCTCTTTTCTCCGAATCTGTGGTTGGCTCTGAAAAGAGCCTTTGGTGTTCGAACGTCCCCCTCGCTCTCAGGCCCTCTCCCCGCGGATGCGGCGGGCCAGCTGGATGTCCTTGGGCATGATGGTGACGCGCTTGGCGTGGATGGCGCACAGGTTGGTGTCCTCGAAGAGCCCCACCAGGTAGGCCTCGCTGGCCTCCTGCAGCGCCATCACGGCCGAGCTCTGGAAGCGCAGGTCGGTCTTGAAGTCCTGCGCGATCTCGCGCACCAGGCGCTGGAAGGGCAGCTTGCGGATCAGCAGCTCCGTCGACTTCTGGTAGCGGCGGATCTCCCGCAGGGCCACGGTCCCGGGCCGGTAGCGGTGCGGCTTCTTCA encodes the following:
- the LOC129340738 gene encoding histone H3, giving the protein MARTKQTARKSTGGKAPRKQLATKAARKSAPATGGVKKPHRYRPGTVALREIRRYQKSTELLIRKLPFQRLVREIAQDFKTDLRFQSSAVMALQEASEAYLVGLFEDTNLCAIHAKRVTIMPKDIQLARRIRGERA